Proteins from a single region of Harpia harpyja isolate bHarHar1 chromosome 14, bHarHar1 primary haplotype, whole genome shotgun sequence:
- the TEPSIN gene encoding AP-4 complex accessory subunit tepsin isoform X2, with protein MAAPLRDRLSFLSRLPVLLRGTADDDIPCPGYLFEEIAKISHESPGSSQCLLEYLLNRLQSNSCHVKLKVLKILLHTCAQGSPQFVLQLKRNACFIREATVFTGPPDPLHGNSLNQKVRAAAQDLASVLFSDAPLPQPAALLARPLPPTGMGSSPSPCGSLQGFGFSSEKSGSASTGEALLSTIQRAAEAVAHAVLPSPEGPRPCRRELHEDAYQPVRAPSPARSPAGAVKPPAATAAHSTRVSHQPGLAGGGWEEADSGHSSQDSSQGNGELSRTSDSCSKSGSDSHSGASRELTHVAERCGLLNCEVVLELLSRALEDPSDSVRMRSMCAISSLMCSDLLSLDQIFAVTRQHLQQLSQGSPGPVANRATKILRQFEALCRGQPSPKNACLDLDPSALAVGSAPCAGDLLTDIPLLAGESILTPLNAAPVPVAVSARSEEQGVEAETHGQPGAVVPACPCEQEAVSRLAGDTVGTPAPSHSLSLFAGMDLVARPSAVLCPDSPPAEPQTLSQPKDRQTDVEGSQQTSAFAFLNM; from the exons ATGGCGGCGCCGCTGAGAGACCGGTTGAGTTTCCTGAGCCGG ctgccggTGCTGCTGAGGGGCACGGCGGACGACGACATCCCCTGCCCCGGGTACCTGTTCGAGGAGATCGCCA AGATCTCCCATGAGTCGCCCGGCAGCAGCCAGTGCCTGCTGGAGTATCTCCTCAACCGGCTGCAGAGCAACTCCTGCCACGTCAAGCTGAAG GTGCTGAAGATCCTGCTGCACACATGTGCCCAGGGCTCCCCTCAGTTCGTCCTGCAGCTGAAGAGGAACGCCTGCTTCATCCGGGAGGCAACAG TGTTCACTGGGCCCCCAGATCCCCTCCACGGCAACAGCTTGAACCAGAAGGTCCGGGCGGCCGCTCAG GACTTGGCCAGCGTTCTCTTTTCGGATGCACCGCTCCCCCAGCCTGCCGCGCTGCTTGCCCGTCCCCTGCCTCCCACGG GCAtgggctccagccccagcccctgcggcTCCTTGCAAGGATTCGGCTTCAGCAGTGAGAAAAGTGGCTCCG CTTCGACGGGGGAAGCCCTGCTCAGCACCATCCAGCGAGCGGCCGAAGCGGTGGCCCATGCCGTGCTCCCCTCCCCGGAGGGGCCCCGGCCTTGCCGCAGGGAGCTCCACGAGGACGCCTACCAGCCCGTGAGAGCCCCCTCACCTGCCAGGAGCCCGGCCGGGGCTGTGAAGCCACCAGCGGCCACCGCAGCGCACAGCACCCGAG tgaGCCACcagccggggctggctgggggcgGCTGGGAGGAGGCAGACAGCGGGCACAGCTCCCAGGACTCCTCGCAGGGGAACGGCGAGTTGAGCCGCACCTCGGACTCCTGCAGTAAATCGGGCAGCGACAGTCACTCCGGGGCCAGCCGGGAGCTGACCCACGTGGCCGAGAG GTGCGGGCTGCTGAACTGCGAGGTGGTGCTGGAGCTGCTCAGCCGGGCGCTGGAGGACCCCAGTGACAGCGTCCGCATG AGGTCCATGTGCGCCATCTCCTCCCTCATGTGCTCCGACCTGCTCTCCCTGGACCAGATCTTTGCCGTGACTCGGCAgcacctgcagcagctcagccaaGGCAGCCCCGGCCCCGTCGCCAACCGAGCAACGAAG ATCCTGCGGCAGTTCGAGGCTCTCTGCAGAGGCCAGCCCTCCCCGAAGAACGCATGCCTGGACTTGGACCCCTCTGCCCTTGCCGTGGGCTCAGCCCCATGCGCCGGGGACCTGCTGACGGACATCCCACTCCTGGCAGGCGAAAGCATCCTCACCCCCCTGAACGCAGCTCCGGTCCCTGTGGCCGTGTCGGCCCGCAGCGAGGAGCAGGGGGTAGAAGCGGAGACCCATGGGCAGCCCGGTGCCGTGGTGCCAGCCTGTCCCTGCGAGCAGGAGGCGGTGAGCAGGCTGGCGGGGGACACGGTGGGCACACCTGCACCTTCCCACAGCCTGTCCCTCTTCGCTGGCATGGATCTGGTGGCCCGTCCCAGCGCGGTGCTCTGCCCAGACTCTCCGCCGGCAGAGCCGCAGACGCTGTCCCAGCCTAAGGACAGGCAGACGGACGTAGAGGGCAGCCAGCAGACGTCAGCCTTTGCCTTTCTCAACATGTAG
- the TEPSIN gene encoding AP-4 complex accessory subunit tepsin isoform X1, producing the protein MAAPLRDRLSFLSRLPVLLRGTADDDIPCPGYLFEEIAKISHESPGSSQCLLEYLLNRLQSNSCHVKLKVLKILLHTCAQGSPQFVLQLKRNACFIREATVFTGPPDPLHGNSLNQKVRAAAQDLASVLFSDAPLPQPAALLARPLPPTGMGSSPSPCGSLQGFGFSSEKSGSASTGEALLSTIQRAAEAVAHAVLPSPEGPRPCRRELHEDAYQPVRAPSPARSPAGAVKPPAATAAHSTRVSHQPGLAGGGWEEADSGHSSQDSSQGNGELSRTSDSCSKSGSDSHSGASRELTHVAERVDADSLGDCVREVSLVSALTRGARVFLTREEAQHFVKECGLLNCEVVLELLSRALEDPSDSVRMRSMCAISSLMCSDLLSLDQIFAVTRQHLQQLSQGSPGPVANRATKILRQFEALCRGQPSPKNACLDLDPSALAVGSAPCAGDLLTDIPLLAGESILTPLNAAPVPVAVSARSEEQGVEAETHGQPGAVVPACPCEQEAVSRLAGDTVGTPAPSHSLSLFAGMDLVARPSAVLCPDSPPAEPQTLSQPKDRQTDVEGSQQTSAFAFLNM; encoded by the exons ATGGCGGCGCCGCTGAGAGACCGGTTGAGTTTCCTGAGCCGG ctgccggTGCTGCTGAGGGGCACGGCGGACGACGACATCCCCTGCCCCGGGTACCTGTTCGAGGAGATCGCCA AGATCTCCCATGAGTCGCCCGGCAGCAGCCAGTGCCTGCTGGAGTATCTCCTCAACCGGCTGCAGAGCAACTCCTGCCACGTCAAGCTGAAG GTGCTGAAGATCCTGCTGCACACATGTGCCCAGGGCTCCCCTCAGTTCGTCCTGCAGCTGAAGAGGAACGCCTGCTTCATCCGGGAGGCAACAG TGTTCACTGGGCCCCCAGATCCCCTCCACGGCAACAGCTTGAACCAGAAGGTCCGGGCGGCCGCTCAG GACTTGGCCAGCGTTCTCTTTTCGGATGCACCGCTCCCCCAGCCTGCCGCGCTGCTTGCCCGTCCCCTGCCTCCCACGG GCAtgggctccagccccagcccctgcggcTCCTTGCAAGGATTCGGCTTCAGCAGTGAGAAAAGTGGCTCCG CTTCGACGGGGGAAGCCCTGCTCAGCACCATCCAGCGAGCGGCCGAAGCGGTGGCCCATGCCGTGCTCCCCTCCCCGGAGGGGCCCCGGCCTTGCCGCAGGGAGCTCCACGAGGACGCCTACCAGCCCGTGAGAGCCCCCTCACCTGCCAGGAGCCCGGCCGGGGCTGTGAAGCCACCAGCGGCCACCGCAGCGCACAGCACCCGAG tgaGCCACcagccggggctggctgggggcgGCTGGGAGGAGGCAGACAGCGGGCACAGCTCCCAGGACTCCTCGCAGGGGAACGGCGAGTTGAGCCGCACCTCGGACTCCTGCAGTAAATCGGGCAGCGACAGTCACTCCGGGGCCAGCCGGGAGCTGACCCACGTGGCCGAGAG GGTGGATGCTGACAGCCTGGGCGACTGCGTGCGGGAGGTGAGCCTGGTGTCAGCGCTGACCCGTGGTGCCAGGGTTTTCCTCACCAGGGAGGAAGCACAGCACTTCGTCAAGGA GTGCGGGCTGCTGAACTGCGAGGTGGTGCTGGAGCTGCTCAGCCGGGCGCTGGAGGACCCCAGTGACAGCGTCCGCATG AGGTCCATGTGCGCCATCTCCTCCCTCATGTGCTCCGACCTGCTCTCCCTGGACCAGATCTTTGCCGTGACTCGGCAgcacctgcagcagctcagccaaGGCAGCCCCGGCCCCGTCGCCAACCGAGCAACGAAG ATCCTGCGGCAGTTCGAGGCTCTCTGCAGAGGCCAGCCCTCCCCGAAGAACGCATGCCTGGACTTGGACCCCTCTGCCCTTGCCGTGGGCTCAGCCCCATGCGCCGGGGACCTGCTGACGGACATCCCACTCCTGGCAGGCGAAAGCATCCTCACCCCCCTGAACGCAGCTCCGGTCCCTGTGGCCGTGTCGGCCCGCAGCGAGGAGCAGGGGGTAGAAGCGGAGACCCATGGGCAGCCCGGTGCCGTGGTGCCAGCCTGTCCCTGCGAGCAGGAGGCGGTGAGCAGGCTGGCGGGGGACACGGTGGGCACACCTGCACCTTCCCACAGCCTGTCCCTCTTCGCTGGCATGGATCTGGTGGCCCGTCCCAGCGCGGTGCTCTGCCCAGACTCTCCGCCGGCAGAGCCGCAGACGCTGTCCCAGCCTAAGGACAGGCAGACGGACGTAGAGGGCAGCCAGCAGACGTCAGCCTTTGCCTTTCTCAACATGTAG
- the NDUFAF8 gene encoding NADH dehydrogenase [ubiquinone] 1 alpha subcomplex assembly factor 8 codes for MSGRGVWLRARARLRRFPTLLAGCGEQAAAYGRCVAAAAGGTAELRRDVCLEEFRALRDCFARAAKATPK; via the exons atgtCGGGCCGGGGCGTCTGGCTGCGGGCGCGGGCGCGGCTGCGGCGTTTCCCCACGCTGCTGGCGGGCTGCGGGGAGCAG GCGGCTGCCTACGGCCGGTGCgtggccgcggcggcgggcgggacggCGGAGCTGCGGAGGGACGTCTGCCTGGAGGAGTTCCGGGCGCTGCGGGATTGCTTCGCCCGGGCG GCAAAAGCGACGCCGAAGTGA